The following coding sequences are from one Streptomyces venezuelae window:
- a CDS encoding ricin-type beta-trefoil lectin domain protein: MSSIRKRGARKRRMAMAAVGAAAAVVAGVQLSPAAFGTGGDDEPTAARPAAGTRDFGATRSDGTTFENGVMSLKSTPVARSAAPSASSGRAAAAPHGTGWQSGGASKYLSTGYTIKFYDKKSADWLAPYVKKSAADLQRVTALPVKVDTRPVGWDYVRPKGEILVGVLHRPCVPPADGGSQGWKVVRDGSGSKNLSCGFYASSVADTVTSGHAYIDDEFLTSAGKPAPSMGETYFRNHISHELGHTMGLAHANRSATRGDCVKGSDSGQFPVMCTPTNAYQDKRAGTYVQQYDMQGLRHLARGGGAVLPPQGKVTGIGRKCLDVKGGKAANGTQIQIFTCNSGPGQSWIPQQDGTVRALGKCLDNYRNASTNGNKISLYDCNGGASQRWKINAKGQIVHVASGKVLDVKGGSTADGTKVQLHAANTYKRQIWVTPT; the protein is encoded by the coding sequence TTGAGTTCCATACGCAAGCGCGGCGCCCGCAAGCGCCGCATGGCGATGGCCGCCGTGGGCGCCGCGGCGGCCGTCGTGGCGGGGGTCCAGCTGTCGCCCGCCGCCTTCGGCACCGGCGGCGACGACGAGCCGACGGCTGCGCGTCCGGCCGCGGGGACGCGGGACTTCGGCGCCACCCGCTCCGACGGCACGACGTTCGAGAACGGCGTCATGTCCCTGAAGTCGACGCCCGTGGCCCGCTCCGCGGCGCCGTCCGCCTCGTCCGGGCGTGCCGCCGCCGCCCCGCACGGCACGGGCTGGCAGTCGGGCGGCGCCTCGAAGTACCTCTCCACCGGCTACACGATCAAGTTCTACGACAAGAAGTCCGCGGACTGGCTGGCGCCGTACGTGAAGAAGTCCGCCGCCGACCTCCAGCGCGTCACGGCGCTTCCCGTGAAGGTCGACACGCGGCCGGTCGGCTGGGACTACGTCCGGCCCAAGGGCGAGATCCTCGTCGGTGTGCTGCACCGGCCCTGCGTCCCGCCGGCCGACGGGGGTTCGCAGGGCTGGAAGGTGGTCCGTGACGGCTCCGGCAGCAAGAACCTGAGCTGCGGCTTCTACGCCTCGTCCGTCGCCGACACGGTGACCAGCGGGCACGCGTACATCGACGACGAGTTCCTGACGTCGGCCGGCAAGCCCGCCCCGTCCATGGGCGAAACGTATTTCCGCAACCACATCAGCCACGAGCTCGGCCACACGATGGGCCTGGCGCACGCCAACCGCAGCGCGACCCGCGGCGACTGCGTCAAGGGGTCGGACTCCGGCCAGTTCCCGGTGATGTGCACACCCACCAACGCGTACCAGGACAAGCGCGCGGGCACCTACGTCCAGCAGTACGACATGCAGGGCCTGCGCCACCTCGCGCGCGGCGGCGGCGCGGTGCTGCCCCCGCAGGGCAAGGTGACCGGCATCGGCCGCAAGTGCCTCGACGTCAAGGGCGGCAAGGCGGCCAACGGCACGCAGATCCAGATCTTCACCTGCAACAGCGGCCCCGGGCAGTCCTGGATCCCGCAGCAGGACGGCACGGTCCGCGCGCTCGGCAAGTGCCTGGACAACTACCGCAACGCGAGCACGAACGGCAACAAGATCTCCCTGTACGACTGCAACGGCGGCGCGTCCCAGCGCTGGAAGATCAACGCCAAGGGGCAGATCGTGCACGTCGCGTCCGGCAAGGTCCTCGACGTGAAGGGCGGCTCCACCGCCGACGGCACCAAGGTCCAGCTGCACGCGGCGAACACGTACAAGCGGCAGATCTGGGTCACGCCCACGTAG
- a CDS encoding Lrp/AsnC family transcriptional regulator: MAVDELDTRILRLLLEQPRTSLREYARVLGIARGTLQARLDRMERDGVITGTGPFLSPAALGHPVLAFVHIEVTQGHLDEVGDALAAVPEIIEAHSITGGGDLLTRVAARDNGHLEDVVQRLINLPGVVRTRTEMALRERVPHRLLPLVESVGRSVGGQV, encoded by the coding sequence ATGGCCGTCGACGAACTCGACACCCGCATCCTCCGGCTGCTGCTCGAACAGCCTCGCACCAGCCTGCGCGAGTACGCCCGCGTCCTCGGCATCGCCCGCGGCACGCTCCAGGCCAGGCTCGACCGCATGGAGCGGGACGGCGTGATCACCGGCACCGGGCCCTTCCTCTCCCCCGCCGCGCTCGGTCACCCTGTGCTCGCCTTCGTCCACATCGAGGTCACGCAGGGGCACCTGGACGAGGTGGGGGACGCGCTCGCCGCCGTGCCCGAGATCATCGAGGCGCACTCGATCACGGGCGGCGGCGACCTCCTGACCCGCGTCGCGGCCCGCGACAACGGGCACCTGGAGGACGTCGTGCAGCGGCTGATCAACCTGCCGGGGGTCGTCCGCACACGGACGGAGATGGCGCTGCGGGAGCGGGTGCCGCACCGGCTGCTCCCGCTGGTCGAGTCGGTCGGCAGGTCGGTCGGCGGACAGGTTTGA
- a CDS encoding HAD family hydrolase, with amino-acid sequence MSTFGRTAVVLDLDGTLVDSEPNYYEASRALLADFTGREYTWADNEQYVGISSHETLALWKREYGIPASVAELLADLDRRYLELARARTPVYPEMRKLVERLHDAGVPMAVASGSSRAAIGAILAGTGLDAQLTTFVSAEEVPRGKPAPDVFLAAAALLGVEPADCVVFEDAAPGAAAAHAAGMRCVAIPYVAAHADDPAFAGAELLFRGGQEEFTAQAALDVLAAGRGR; translated from the coding sequence ATGAGCACCTTCGGCAGGACCGCGGTCGTCCTCGACCTCGACGGCACCCTCGTGGACAGCGAGCCCAACTACTACGAAGCGTCGCGGGCCCTGCTCGCCGACTTCACGGGCCGGGAGTACACCTGGGCCGACAACGAGCAGTACGTCGGCATCAGCTCCCACGAGACGCTCGCGCTCTGGAAGCGGGAGTACGGGATACCGGCGTCCGTGGCCGAGCTGCTCGCCGACCTCGACCGCCGCTATCTGGAGCTGGCGCGCGCCCGGACCCCCGTCTACCCGGAGATGCGCAAGCTCGTCGAGCGGCTGCACGACGCGGGTGTGCCGATGGCCGTGGCCTCGGGTTCCTCACGGGCGGCCATCGGGGCGATCCTCGCCGGGACGGGCCTGGACGCGCAGTTGACGACGTTCGTCTCCGCCGAGGAGGTGCCGCGCGGCAAGCCCGCGCCGGACGTGTTCCTCGCGGCGGCCGCGCTGCTCGGCGTGGAGCCCGCGGACTGCGTGGTCTTCGAGGACGCGGCGCCGGGCGCCGCGGCGGCGCACGCGGCGGGCATGCGCTGCGTCGCGATCCCCTATGTCGCCGCCCACGCGGACGACCCGGCCTTCGCGGGTGCGGAGCTGCTGTTCCGGGGCGGGCAGGAGGAGTTCACGGCGCAGGCCGCACTGGACGTGCTGGCGGCGGGCCGAGGTCGCTGA
- a CDS encoding phosphatase PAP2 family protein translates to MLWTAAGVVTLGFLVALEIASRHYGLPGPIANQASEVIFAPKSGPLLYASMALMMVVLTWRQRLIAFGVAVGIDVVFFLVRLAVGADMMFGNGALWVILGCGVIAVTRRTGPERVLLLKGVGLGLLLVAGRKTGDAWLLITSKTRPTVLDPYVAVADHALGNPSWLVGRMVEATGPVGSTVLDWVYIQLAVAAVCVSLYQLRNVATEGRFPGHYLVRTFLVIGLVGPAIYMVFPVVGPIFAYGEGAFGTGGSQWALAELWPHTAPPLTAPHAMPYDGFTPRNCMPSLHTAWATAIFIHSRKGPRLLRYAGTFWLIATLGATLGFGYHYGADLIAGVVFAFTIDAAMRAFDRGWDRSAVRLVAYGTGVFAALLVSYRYLPVQMAEYPWVAGPLLILAMASVVQGYVWTTRLWEPKPVPAEPGPQPELV, encoded by the coding sequence ATGCTGTGGACCGCGGCGGGCGTGGTGACCCTCGGGTTCCTCGTCGCGCTGGAGATCGCCTCGCGGCACTACGGCCTGCCGGGGCCGATCGCCAACCAGGCGAGCGAGGTGATCTTCGCGCCGAAGTCGGGGCCGCTGCTGTACGCGAGCATGGCGCTGATGATGGTCGTGCTCACCTGGCGGCAGCGGCTCATCGCCTTCGGTGTCGCCGTCGGCATCGACGTCGTCTTCTTCCTGGTGCGCCTCGCCGTCGGCGCCGACATGATGTTCGGCAACGGCGCGCTGTGGGTGATCCTGGGCTGCGGGGTCATCGCCGTCACCCGCCGCACCGGACCGGAACGGGTGCTGCTCCTCAAGGGCGTCGGCCTCGGCCTGCTGCTCGTGGCGGGCCGCAAGACCGGTGACGCCTGGCTGCTCATCACCTCGAAGACCCGCCCGACGGTCCTCGACCCGTACGTCGCCGTCGCCGACCACGCGCTGGGCAACCCGTCGTGGCTGGTGGGCCGCATGGTCGAGGCGACCGGGCCGGTCGGCTCGACCGTCCTGGACTGGGTCTACATCCAGCTCGCGGTGGCCGCGGTCTGCGTCTCGCTCTACCAACTGCGCAACGTCGCCACCGAGGGCCGCTTCCCCGGCCACTACCTGGTGCGCACCTTCCTGGTGATCGGTCTGGTCGGGCCGGCCATCTACATGGTGTTCCCCGTGGTCGGGCCGATCTTCGCGTACGGCGAGGGGGCCTTCGGCACCGGTGGCAGCCAGTGGGCGCTCGCCGAGCTGTGGCCGCACACGGCGCCGCCCCTCACCGCCCCGCACGCGATGCCGTACGACGGGTTCACCCCGCGCAACTGCATGCCCAGCCTGCACACGGCATGGGCCACCGCGATCTTCATCCACTCCCGCAAGGGCCCGCGCCTGCTGCGGTACGCCGGTACCTTCTGGCTGATCGCGACGCTCGGCGCCACCCTGGGCTTCGGCTACCACTACGGCGCCGACCTCATCGCGGGTGTCGTGTTCGCGTTCACCATCGACGCGGCGATGCGCGCGTTCGACCGCGGCTGGGACCGGTCGGCCGTCCGGCTCGTCGCCTACGGCACCGGCGTGTTCGCCGCGCTCCTGGTGTCGTACCGCTATCTGCCGGTGCAGATGGCCGAGTACCCGTGGGTGGCGGGACCGCTGCTCATCCTCGCGATGGCCTCGGTGGTCCAGGGCTACGTGTGGACGACCAGGCTGTGGGAACCGAAGCCTGTCCCGGCCGAACCGGGGCCGCAGCCCGAGCTGGTCTGA
- the aspA gene encoding aspartate ammonia-lyase: MSTVPAPTPALRREHDLLGERDVPADAYWGIHSLRATENFPITGIPISVYPQLIDALAAVKEAAARANEELGLLPKAKADAIAAACREIRAGHLHDQFVVDVIQGGAGTSTNMNANEVVANRALELLGHPKGAYEHLHPNEDVNLSQSTNDVYPTAVKVATVSAVHGLLRAMAVVQDAFAAKALEFRDVLKMGRTQLQDAVPMTLGQEFSAYAVMIDEDRARLAEAVELIHEINLGATAIGTGLNAPAGYAETARRHLAEITGMPLVTAANLVEATQDCGAFVHLSGVLKRIAVKLSKSCNDLRLLSSGPRAGLNEINLPPVQAGSSIMPGKVNPVIPEVVNQVAFEVIGNDVTITMAAEAGQLQLNAFEPVILHSLAKSITSLRAACLTLAERCVTGITANTEVLRASVETSIGLVTALNPHIGYTAATEIAQEALSTGRGVAELVLEKGLLPAERLAELLTPERVAGAA, encoded by the coding sequence ATGAGCACCGTCCCCGCCCCCACCCCCGCCCTCCGTCGTGAGCACGATCTGCTCGGGGAGCGTGATGTTCCCGCCGATGCCTACTGGGGCATTCACTCCCTCCGGGCCACCGAGAACTTCCCCATCACAGGCATCCCCATCTCCGTGTACCCGCAGCTCATCGACGCGCTCGCCGCCGTCAAGGAGGCTGCGGCCCGTGCCAACGAGGAGCTCGGCCTGCTCCCGAAGGCGAAGGCCGACGCCATCGCCGCCGCGTGCCGGGAGATCCGTGCGGGGCACCTGCACGACCAGTTCGTCGTCGACGTCATCCAGGGCGGCGCCGGCACCTCCACCAACATGAACGCCAACGAGGTCGTCGCCAACCGGGCGCTCGAACTCCTCGGGCACCCCAAGGGCGCGTACGAGCACCTGCACCCCAATGAGGACGTCAACCTCAGCCAGTCCACCAATGACGTGTATCCGACCGCCGTGAAGGTCGCGACGGTCAGCGCCGTCCACGGGCTGCTGCGCGCCATGGCGGTCGTGCAGGACGCGTTCGCCGCGAAGGCCCTGGAGTTCCGCGACGTCCTGAAGATGGGACGCACCCAGCTCCAGGACGCCGTGCCGATGACGCTCGGCCAGGAGTTCTCCGCGTACGCCGTGATGATCGACGAGGACCGCGCACGGCTCGCGGAGGCCGTCGAGCTCATCCACGAGATCAACCTCGGCGCCACCGCCATCGGCACCGGCCTCAACGCCCCCGCCGGGTACGCGGAGACGGCCCGCCGCCACCTCGCAGAGATCACCGGCATGCCGCTGGTGACCGCGGCCAACCTCGTCGAGGCGACCCAGGACTGCGGCGCCTTCGTGCACCTGTCCGGCGTCCTGAAGCGCATCGCGGTCAAGCTCTCCAAGAGCTGCAACGACCTGCGGCTCCTCTCGTCCGGCCCGCGCGCGGGGCTCAACGAGATCAATCTGCCGCCGGTGCAGGCCGGGTCGAGCATCATGCCGGGCAAGGTCAACCCGGTCATCCCCGAGGTCGTCAACCAGGTCGCCTTCGAGGTGATCGGCAACGACGTCACCATCACCATGGCCGCCGAGGCGGGTCAGCTCCAGCTCAACGCGTTCGAGCCGGTCATCCTGCACTCCCTCGCCAAGAGCATCACCTCGCTGCGCGCCGCCTGCCTGACGCTCGCCGAGCGGTGCGTGACCGGCATCACCGCCAACACGGAGGTGCTGCGCGCCTCGGTGGAGACCTCCATCGGCCTGGTCACCGCGCTCAACCCGCACATCGGGTACACCGCGGCCACCGAGATCGCCCAGGAGGCCCTGAGCACCGGCAGGGGCGTCGCCGAACTGGTTCTGGAGAAGGGCCTTTTGCCCGCGGAGCGCCTCGCCGAGCTGCTCACCCCGGAGCGGGTGGCGGGAGCTGCCTGA
- a CDS encoding asparaginase, translating to MEAQARRIVVISTGGTIASRWQGTGFAADAPGREVLATAAIPQDITSEVIDLFNVNSPRLTSAQQLTLLRTVHQVLADPGVDGIVVTHGTDTLEESAFLLDLYHDDPRPVVFTGAQKPLGAEDGDGPGNLYDALLTAATVRDLGVLVVFDGKVHAARGTVKTQTLAADAFADPSGPPVGKVGFGKISILRRPQRPAPLPLPPADVTLPRIDMVMHHVDADPLFVETAVAAGAQGIVLVATGAGNATPEFVGAVTAAIERGVLVALTTRVQGGPVTEIYTHGGAVDLAAAGAVLTGTLRAGQGRSAVLAALLSASGVGERVSALRHVVGSAGLERGEAAAA from the coding sequence GTGGAAGCACAGGCGCGACGGATCGTCGTCATCAGCACCGGCGGGACGATCGCGAGCCGTTGGCAGGGGACCGGTTTCGCCGCCGACGCGCCCGGCCGCGAGGTGCTCGCCACGGCGGCGATACCCCAGGACATCACCTCCGAGGTCATCGACCTGTTCAACGTGAACAGTCCGCGCCTGACCTCCGCCCAGCAGCTCACCCTCCTGCGCACCGTGCACCAGGTCCTCGCCGACCCCGGCGTCGACGGCATCGTCGTCACCCACGGCACGGACACGCTCGAGGAGTCCGCGTTCCTCCTCGACCTGTACCACGACGACCCCCGGCCGGTCGTCTTCACCGGAGCGCAGAAGCCGCTCGGCGCCGAGGACGGCGACGGCCCCGGCAACCTGTACGACGCGCTGCTCACCGCCGCGACCGTGCGTGACCTCGGTGTGCTGGTCGTCTTCGACGGCAAGGTGCACGCGGCGCGCGGCACGGTCAAGACGCAGACCCTCGCCGCCGACGCGTTCGCCGATCCCTCCGGGCCGCCCGTCGGCAAGGTCGGCTTCGGCAAGATCTCGATCCTGCGCCGGCCGCAGCGGCCCGCGCCGCTGCCGCTGCCCCCGGCCGACGTGACCCTGCCGCGCATCGACATGGTCATGCACCACGTGGACGCGGACCCCCTGTTCGTGGAGACGGCCGTCGCGGCGGGCGCGCAGGGCATCGTGCTCGTCGCCACGGGGGCGGGCAACGCGACGCCCGAGTTCGTCGGCGCGGTCACGGCGGCGATCGAGCGGGGCGTGCTGGTCGCTCTGACGACGCGTGTTCAGGGCGGGCCCGTCACCGAGATCTACACCCACGGCGGGGCGGTCGACCTCGCGGCGGCCGGAGCGGTGCTCACGGGGACGTTGCGGGCGGGGCAGGGGCGGAGTGCGGTGCTTGCGGCGCTTCTTTCGGCCTCCGGGGTGGGTGAGCGGGTGTCGGCCCTACGGCACGTCGTCGGTTCGGCGGGCCTGGAGCGGGGAGAGGCTGCCGCCGCCTGA
- a CDS encoding Lrp/AsnC family transcriptional regulator encodes MDDIDRNILRELQNDGRLTNQELAARVGLSASPCMRRVRQLELDGVIQGYRAVVAPEAVGRGFEVLVSIEVRRDRETVEAFEAALQDIPDVIEAHRLFGSPGCLLRIAVADLAAYERLWIERLTTLAGVTEVNSQIIMKRIKEPQGLPVDG; translated from the coding sequence ATGGACGACATCGACCGCAACATCTTGCGCGAGCTGCAGAACGACGGCCGACTGACCAATCAGGAGTTGGCCGCGCGCGTCGGCCTCAGCGCGTCGCCCTGCATGCGCCGGGTGCGTCAGCTGGAGCTGGACGGGGTGATCCAGGGATATCGCGCGGTCGTCGCCCCGGAGGCGGTCGGCCGAGGCTTCGAGGTGCTGGTCTCCATCGAGGTGCGCCGCGACCGCGAGACCGTCGAGGCGTTCGAGGCGGCACTCCAGGACATTCCGGACGTCATCGAGGCGCACCGCCTGTTCGGCAGCCCCGGCTGCCTGCTGCGCATCGCGGTGGCGGACCTGGCGGCGTACGAGCGGCTGTGGATCGAGCGGCTCACCACGCTGGCCGGGGTCACCGAGGTCAACTCGCAGATCATCATGAAGCGGATCAAGGAACCGCAGGGCCTGCCGGTGGACGGCTGA
- a CDS encoding chitinase — MIGRTLSLLGSALALACVAQLPAATAAPASAPAAPQADTCAVKPKPAGKVLQGYWENWDGAANGVHPPFGWTPITDSRIKQHGYNVINAAFPVIRSDGTVLWEDGMDATVKVATPAEMCQAKADGATILMSIGGATAGIDLNSTAVADRFVETIVPILKKYNFDGIDIDIETGLVGSGNINQLSPSQSNLIRIIDGVLARMPAGFGLTMAPETAYVTGGSVVYGSIWGAYLPIIKKYADNGRLWWLNMQYYNGSMYGCSGDSYSAGTVQGFTAQTDCLNKGLNIQGTTIKVPYDKQVPGLPAQPGAGGGYMSPTLVSQAWNRYNGALKGLMTWSINWDGSKGWTFGDNFKRIS, encoded by the coding sequence GTGATCGGTCGGACGTTGAGCCTGCTGGGGTCAGCCCTGGCACTGGCCTGTGTCGCACAGCTGCCCGCCGCCACGGCGGCCCCCGCCTCCGCCCCCGCCGCCCCACAGGCCGACACCTGCGCGGTCAAGCCGAAGCCGGCGGGCAAGGTGCTCCAGGGGTACTGGGAGAACTGGGACGGCGCGGCCAACGGCGTGCACCCGCCGTTCGGCTGGACCCCCATCACCGACAGCCGCATCAAGCAGCACGGCTACAACGTCATCAACGCGGCCTTCCCCGTGATCCGCTCCGACGGCACCGTCCTGTGGGAGGACGGCATGGACGCGACGGTGAAGGTCGCGACGCCCGCCGAGATGTGCCAGGCGAAGGCGGACGGCGCGACCATCCTGATGTCCATCGGCGGCGCGACGGCGGGCATCGACCTGAACTCCACCGCCGTCGCCGACCGTTTCGTCGAGACGATCGTGCCGATCCTGAAGAAGTACAACTTCGACGGCATCGACATCGACATCGAGACGGGCCTGGTGGGCAGCGGCAACATCAACCAGCTGTCGCCCTCCCAGTCCAACCTGATCCGCATCATCGACGGCGTGCTCGCCCGCATGCCCGCGGGCTTCGGCCTCACGATGGCCCCCGAGACGGCGTACGTCACCGGCGGCAGCGTCGTCTACGGCTCGATCTGGGGCGCGTATCTGCCGATCATCAAGAAGTACGCGGACAACGGCCGCCTGTGGTGGCTGAACATGCAGTACTACAACGGCAGCATGTACGGCTGCTCCGGCGACTCCTACTCCGCGGGCACCGTGCAGGGCTTCACCGCCCAGACCGACTGCCTCAACAAGGGCCTGAACATCCAGGGCACCACCATCAAGGTCCCCTACGACAAACAGGTCCCCGGCCTCCCCGCCCAACCGGGCGCAGGCGGCGGCTACATGTCCCCGACCCTCGTCTCCCAGGCCTGGAACCGCTACAACGGCGCCCTCAAGGGCCTGATGACGTGGTCGATCAACTGGGACGGTTCGAAGGGCTGGACGTTCGGCGACAACTTCAAGCGGATCAGCTGA
- a CDS encoding LysR substrate-binding domain-containing protein, with protein sequence MLDLRQLRYFVTVGEEEHVGRAAERLHISQSPLSRQIAQLEKNLGLTLFERGRQRLRLTSDGRVFLAEATALLRHADRLENLGRRLGRGDEGGLCVGYVSDAMHTGLLPGALRTLNEGRPGIHVALYDLTAPEQFEGLRRRSLDIALVQEAPPEEDPDLRAALLLADPLLLAVPGGHPLADADEVRPEDLDGLPWIAVEDGTDHVWRDDFVAACAAAGFAPDIRFEAPEPLTALGLVASGLGLAFVQRSMVRGGTEGVTVRELPWFRRSVRLWAVWHRIDLRPVVTSFRETVLAAGSGERDQEGVS encoded by the coding sequence ATGCTCGACCTGCGACAACTGCGCTACTTCGTGACCGTGGGCGAGGAGGAGCACGTCGGACGGGCCGCCGAGCGCCTGCACATCTCGCAGTCCCCGCTCAGCCGCCAGATCGCCCAGCTGGAGAAGAACCTCGGACTGACGCTCTTCGAGCGCGGCCGACAGCGCCTGCGGCTCACCTCCGACGGCCGCGTCTTCCTCGCCGAGGCCACCGCCCTGCTGCGGCACGCGGACCGCCTGGAGAACCTCGGCCGGCGGCTCGGCCGCGGCGACGAGGGCGGTCTGTGCGTGGGGTACGTGAGCGACGCCATGCACACCGGTCTGCTGCCCGGCGCCCTGCGCACCCTCAACGAGGGCCGCCCCGGTATCCACGTGGCCCTCTACGACCTCACCGCCCCCGAGCAGTTCGAGGGCCTGCGCCGGCGCAGCCTGGACATCGCCCTGGTCCAGGAGGCGCCACCCGAGGAGGATCCCGACCTGCGCGCCGCGCTCCTCCTGGCGGACCCGCTCCTCCTGGCCGTGCCCGGGGGCCATCCGCTCGCCGACGCGGACGAGGTGCGGCCCGAGGATCTCGACGGCCTGCCCTGGATCGCCGTCGAGGACGGCACGGACCACGTCTGGCGCGACGACTTCGTCGCCGCGTGCGCCGCCGCCGGATTCGCCCCCGACATCCGCTTCGAGGCCCCGGAGCCACTGACCGCGCTGGGCCTGGTGGCGTCCGGGCTCGGCCTCGCGTTCGTGCAGAGGAGCATGGTGCGCGGCGGCACGGAGGGGGTGACGGTCCGCGAACTCCCCTGGTTCCGGCGGTCCGTCCGACTGTGGGCGGTGTGGCACCGGATCGACCTGCGCCCGGTCGTCACGTCGTTCCGCGAGACGGTGCTGGCGGCGGGGTCCGGCGAGCGGGATCAGGAAGGGGTCAGCTGA
- a CDS encoding aldo/keto reductase: MGIAPLLPGRLGFGTAPLGNMFRAIPDDEARATVEAAWDHGIRYFDTAPFYGAGLAETRLGEVLAGKPRDSYVLSTKVGRVILDEHETDTPDFGEKGGLFEHGNPNKIVHEWTADATERSIEDSLKRLGTDRLDIVWVHDIAQDFHGDQWLQKFEEARTGAFRVLTRLRDEGVIRAWGLGVNKTEPIELTLALDEPRPDGFLLAGRYTLLDHDHALQRLLPAAREQGVDMVVGGPYSSGILAGGTHFEYQEAPAEIVERVGRLKSLADKHGVSIKAAALQFSLAHPATAAVIPGATRPSRIAEDTAALGEEIPEAFWTELRAANLVSPAAPLPHGA; encoded by the coding sequence ATGGGTATCGCTCCCCTCCTCCCCGGCCGTCTCGGCTTCGGCACCGCCCCGCTCGGCAACATGTTCCGCGCCATCCCCGACGACGAGGCCCGCGCCACCGTCGAGGCCGCCTGGGACCACGGCATCCGCTACTTCGACACGGCGCCCTTCTACGGCGCCGGACTCGCGGAGACCCGGCTCGGCGAGGTACTCGCCGGCAAGCCCCGCGACTCCTACGTCCTGTCCACCAAGGTCGGCCGCGTCATCCTGGACGAGCACGAGACCGACACGCCCGACTTCGGTGAGAAGGGCGGCCTCTTCGAGCACGGCAATCCGAACAAGATCGTGCACGAGTGGACGGCCGACGCCACCGAGCGCTCCATAGAGGACAGCCTGAAGCGCCTGGGAACCGACCGACTCGACATCGTCTGGGTCCACGACATCGCCCAGGACTTCCACGGCGACCAGTGGCTGCAGAAGTTCGAGGAGGCCCGCACCGGCGCCTTCCGCGTCCTGACCCGGCTGCGCGACGAAGGCGTGATCAGGGCGTGGGGCCTGGGCGTCAACAAGACCGAGCCCATCGAGCTGACCCTCGCCCTGGACGAGCCGCGCCCCGACGGCTTCCTCCTCGCCGGCCGCTACACCCTCCTCGACCACGACCACGCCCTCCAGCGGCTGCTGCCCGCGGCGCGGGAACAGGGCGTCGACATGGTCGTCGGCGGCCCCTACAGCTCCGGCATCCTCGCGGGCGGCACCCACTTCGAGTACCAGGAGGCGCCCGCCGAGATCGTCGAGCGCGTCGGCCGCCTGAAGTCCCTCGCCGACAAGCACGGCGTGAGCATCAAGGCAGCCGCTCTGCAGTTCTCCCTCGCCCACCCGGCGACCGCCGCCGTCATCCCCGGCGCCACCCGCCCCAGCCGCATCGCCGAGGACACGGCCGCCCTGGGCGAGGAGATTCCCGAGGCGTTCTGGACGGAGCTGCGGGCCGCGAACCTCGTCAGCCCGGCCGCCCCGCTCCCCCACGGCGCCTGA